One genomic window of Synergistes jonesii includes the following:
- a CDS encoding trimethylamine methyltransferase family protein — translation MSKFRRANKEVEKKIYEGKLYRPLTEEQMQMIHEASLKIFEEIGVCIKYAPAREYWRKAGAVVDDVTGVCKVGREIVEECIKRAPGEFTQYGRVAKNNVQQGPYRFYGGPSAEAVGVWDFETGEHRAPNIYDLAAGIRLCDALENCDLIQSCCFPSELSKDAPDLNRYFIMTKNSSKHICTGPYHPGSVPKLYKMANIILGKEDAFRERPFITLVCGVISPFIMDAKWTETLLLGIDYGFPIASPTASTVGTTCPGTLAAQLVLSNVEALMTVITTQLKKPGHPCFYSAVPMTVDHRDGAFCFASVEGWMQNCAINQLAQWYDIPNYSICGMCDSKVMDTQLGIEMGMGIVLGAMSGSNNMHGSFGLLEGGLTLCLENFVVANEVVGMSKRVLQGIEVDAERLALDSFRNVGIGGVFLDDPLTTKYTRSEFYYPKLADRKTFASWDAAGRPAYNEKARKMTMDILMNHKTDQIDPEAEAEIRAMFPEILPDAGKTWLEK, via the coding sequence ATGTCTAAATTCCGGAGAGCGAACAAAGAAGTTGAAAAAAAGATATACGAGGGAAAACTCTACCGTCCTTTGACGGAGGAGCAAATGCAGATGATCCACGAAGCATCCCTTAAGATATTCGAGGAGATAGGCGTATGTATTAAATACGCGCCGGCGCGCGAATACTGGAGGAAGGCCGGTGCGGTCGTGGACGATGTAACGGGAGTCTGCAAGGTTGGCCGCGAGATAGTCGAGGAGTGTATCAAGCGCGCCCCCGGTGAATTTACGCAATACGGGCGCGTAGCGAAGAATAATGTCCAACAGGGGCCATACCGTTTCTATGGAGGTCCGTCGGCTGAGGCCGTAGGAGTTTGGGATTTTGAGACTGGCGAACACCGAGCCCCTAACATCTATGACCTGGCCGCCGGGATTCGCCTCTGCGACGCCCTAGAGAACTGCGACCTGATTCAAAGTTGCTGCTTTCCGAGCGAATTGAGCAAGGACGCTCCGGATCTCAACAGATACTTCATAATGACGAAGAACAGCTCAAAACATATCTGTACCGGGCCTTACCATCCTGGAAGCGTTCCCAAACTTTATAAAATGGCTAATATTATCCTCGGCAAAGAAGACGCATTTAGAGAACGGCCTTTTATCACACTGGTCTGTGGTGTTATCAGCCCGTTTATAATGGATGCGAAGTGGACGGAAACTCTCCTTCTGGGAATCGACTATGGGTTTCCAATCGCCTCGCCGACGGCCTCTACTGTCGGCACGACATGCCCTGGCACGCTCGCAGCGCAGCTTGTGCTTAGCAACGTTGAGGCGCTCATGACGGTGATAACAACGCAGCTTAAAAAGCCCGGCCATCCATGTTTTTATTCCGCGGTCCCGATGACAGTTGACCACAGGGATGGGGCTTTCTGTTTCGCTTCTGTCGAAGGCTGGATGCAGAACTGCGCAATCAACCAATTGGCGCAGTGGTACGATATACCGAATTATTCGATTTGCGGTATGTGCGATTCAAAAGTCATGGATACGCAGCTTGGCATAGAGATGGGCATGGGGATAGTACTGGGTGCGATGTCAGGTTCAAACAACATGCACGGCTCGTTCGGGTTGCTCGAAGGCGGACTTACTCTTTGTCTCGAGAATTTTGTAGTCGCAAATGAGGTTGTTGGCATGTCGAAACGTGTCCTCCAGGGGATAGAGGTCGACGCAGAGCGCCTTGCCCTTGATTCCTTCCGTAATGTCGGCATTGGCGGCGTATTTCTTGACGACCCGCTCACGACGAAATACACGAGAAGCGAATTCTATTATCCAAAACTTGCTGACAGGAAAACTTTCGCGTCGTGGGATGCTGCCGGACGTCCGGCCTATAACGAAAAAGCGAGGAAGATGACTATGGATATTCTCATGAACCATAAGACCGACCAGATCGACCCAGAGGCTGAAGCGGAGATTCGCGCTATGTTCCCAGAGATACTGCCGGATGCGGGTAAAACATGGCTTGAAAAATAA
- a CDS encoding cobalamin B12-binding domain-containing protein: protein MKEELFDEIMEAVIDGEKSKVVSLVNKAVAEGIGAGEILNKALIAGMNEVGVLFKEGEMFVPEVLVASNALQAGIDIIKPQLVADDVKSIGRIVTVTVEGDLHDIGIKLCGLMLEGAGFEVINIGVDRPAREIVDKIKEFEPAIIGMSAMLTTTMANMKEVIDILKEEGLYDKVKVMIGGAPTSPSFAEKIDANYSADASECVSVAKKLVGAV, encoded by the coding sequence ATGAAAGAGGAGCTTTTTGATGAAATTATGGAGGCTGTCATAGACGGGGAGAAAAGCAAAGTTGTATCCCTTGTCAACAAGGCGGTCGCGGAAGGAATCGGTGCCGGAGAAATATTGAATAAGGCGCTTATCGCCGGCATGAACGAGGTGGGGGTACTCTTCAAAGAGGGAGAAATGTTTGTCCCGGAGGTGCTTGTGGCTTCCAACGCGTTGCAGGCCGGTATAGACATAATTAAGCCGCAGCTTGTGGCCGATGATGTTAAATCCATCGGGAGGATTGTCACGGTGACCGTAGAGGGGGATTTGCACGATATCGGGATAAAACTATGCGGGCTTATGCTTGAAGGCGCCGGTTTTGAAGTTATCAACATAGGCGTGGACCGCCCGGCCAGAGAGATCGTAGACAAGATTAAGGAATTTGAGCCGGCGATTATAGGGATGTCCGCTATGCTGACTACGACGATGGCGAATATGAAAGAGGTCATCGACATACTCAAAGAAGAAGGGCTTTACGACAAGGTCAAAGTTATGATAGGAGGCGCCCCTACATCGCCGTCCTTTGCGGAAAAGATAGACGCAAACTATTCCGCCGACGCCAGCGAATGCGTCAGCGTGGCCAAAAAACTTGTGGGTGCGGTCTGA